From Amphiprion ocellaris isolate individual 3 ecotype Okinawa chromosome 10, ASM2253959v1, whole genome shotgun sequence, one genomic window encodes:
- the tmem125b gene encoding transmembrane protein 125 has product MPEMQTFFHTMRRSPSLYLDPTIMQRRVLEDQVELWWFNEPRRSLLCYCASVALILGLGLGGVGLLSTTTSLSGEWRLGVGTTLCLLALAVLLKQLLSSAIQDMNCVRSRRRIDQLKSGGRADPALILAVGLAVTLCGTVLLCVAAVGTQGHDSREMLVSGLVLMAAGTGMALAVVAYSVLVYLRRRREQRMRRRMRMNRARRLGSRAVRVFSVSGGQMSQARREASSSRTSLI; this is encoded by the coding sequence ATGCCTGAGATGCAGACCTTCTTCCACACCATGCGTCGCTCCCCCAGCCTCTACCTGGACCCCACCATCATGCAGCGACGGGTCCTGGAGGATCAGGTGGAGTTGTGGTGGTTCAATGAGCCACGACGCTCCTTACTGTGCTACTGTGCCTCAGTCGCCCTCATTCTGGGGTTGGGCCTCGGTGGCGTTGGCCTGctctccaccaccaccagcctATCTGGGGAATGGCGTCTCGGCGTGGGCACCACCCTCTGCCTCCTGGCCCTCGCCGTTCTCCTCAAGCAGCTCCTCAGCTCTGCCATCCAGGACATGAACTGTGTGCGCAGCCGGCGTCGGATCGACCAGCTGAAGAGTGGAGGGAGGGCTGACCCAGCGCTGATTCTAGCCGTGGGTTTGGCAGTGACTCTGTGCGGGACGGTGCTGCTCTGTGTGGCCGCCGTCGGCACTCAGGGTCACGACAGCAGGGAGATGTTGGTGTCTGGCCTGGTGCTGATGGCCGCTGGGACGGGCATGGCTCTGGCTGTGGTGGCTTATAGTGTGCTGGTGTACCTCAGAAGAAGAAGGGagcagaggatgaggaggaggatgaggatgaacaGAGCGAGGAGGCTGGGGAGTCGAGCTGTCCGAGTGTTCAGTGTTTCAGGGGGACAGATGAGTCAGGCCAGGAGAGAGGCATCTTCCAGTAGGACCAGTCTGATCTGA
- the LOC111587473 gene encoding leucine-rich repeat-containing protein 19-like: protein MGQWSCNIFAVALLIEIFIRDAYTIAVFEDGDHKGSKRHLLMELEQLENKSSSNNTVMETETGPTPKSLEWSYLAGALGTVLTISLLIVMVVKFRLFHRFLASYRHSLLQETDGVSQYGQEEVSYPNSVSGRMGVIGGTQGEPDDDDDGFIEDNYIQASEKDRADRDREEEVQMDTEDTEDSDDDLQFTIG from the exons ATGGGTCAGTGGAGCTGCAACATCTTTGCAGTGGCTCTGCTCATTGAGATCTTTATCAGAGATGCATATACCATTGCTGTATTTGAAGATGGCGACCACAAAGGCTCCAAGAGACACCTTCTGATGGAGTTGGAACAACTCGAAAATAAGAGTAGCAGTAACAATACTGTCATGGAAA CTGAAACAGGCCCAACCCCAAAGTCTCTGGAATGGTCCTATCTGGCAGGAGCACTCGGCACAGTCCTCACCATCTCCCTCCTCATCGTGATGGTGGTGAAGTTTCGCCTCTTCCATCGCTTCCTGGCCAGCTATAGACACTCCCTCCTCCAGGAGACTGATGGAGTCAGCCAGTATGGTCAAGAGGAGGTGTCTTATCCAAACAGCGTGTCGGGCCGAATGGGAGTGATTGGAGGGACCCAGGGTGAGCCAGATGACGACGACGACGGCTTCATTGAGGATAACTACATCCAGGCCAGCGAGAAAGACAGAGCagatagagacagagaggaggaggtgcagaTGGACACGGAGGACACGGAGGACAGTGACGATGACCTTCAGTTCACTATAGGGTGA